In a single window of the Trichoderma breve strain T069 chromosome 6, whole genome shotgun sequence genome:
- a CDS encoding complex 1 protein (LYR family) domain-containing protein, translated as MSRSTFIAARNSRHRTAALALYRALIRIASRIPVPQDVAQKPIAQIVRRRFEKNSGYTSFRLVYAAMAAGYKFLNLLTKAQTPNSPEHTQIMQHLQSVRDTAAASRAIPHPPQYKPILPPEPLIINTAKANDPPKYTSNILPRPKDSLTGPRKVPSVSATADGQPFVRLKKPQPHVMSRMIGRKNRIFESRIMNILDIDERVVPEAALEDEWDRMMDELLAGEGAKGGKRKQQDLRQSAREDRSKMETFGWSVQLSRLWWELKIEKTWEDWIARGEALHELVEQERSLDEQERGRSGATKRNNNNRRAASRRNELDYDDPPPNVGLSPIPALPLLEVIRSTMPRDEGLEEGEETQDPFLSPSWAALVKSQEGRMLKWAGKRVIGQRGD; from the exons ATGTCGCGATCGACATTTATCGCCGCCCGCAACTCGCGGCATCGCACAGCAGCTCTCGCCCTGTATCGCGCCCTCATCCGAATCGCGAGTCGCATCCCCGTACCGCAAGATGTTGCGCAGAAGCCGATCGCTCAGATTGTGAGGAGACGTTTTGAGAAGAATTCAGGGTATACGAGCTTCAGACTTGTATatgcggccatggcggcgggTTACAAG TTCTTGAACCTCCTCACGAAAGCTCAAACGCCCAATTCTCCTGAACACACCCAAATCATGCAACATCTCCAATCCGTCCGCGACACAGCCGCCGCATCCCGCGCAATCCCCCATCCTCCACAATATAAACCCATCCTTCCCCCCGAACCACTGATCATCAACACCGCCAAAGCCAACGACCCCCCAAAATACACTTCCAATATCCTCCCACGACCAAAAGACTCGCTCACGGGGCCTAGAAAAGTCCCCTCTGTGAGCGCCACTGCGGACGGCCAACCGTTTGTGCGATTGAAGAAACCCCAGCCACACGTCATGTCCAGGATGATTGGGCGCAAGAACCGCATTTTCGAGAGTCGGATTATGAATATCTTGGATATCGATGAGAGGGTTGTTCCGGAAGCTGCGTTGGAGGATGAGTGGGATCGCATGATGGACGAGTTATTAGCGGGCGAGGGGGCAAAAGGGGGCAAAAGAAAGCAGCAAGACTTGCGTCAGTCGGCGAGAGAGGATAGGTCCAAGATGGAGACGTTTGGCTGGAGCGTGCAGCTTTCCCGGCTATGGTGGGAACTGAAAATCGAAAAGACGTGGGAGGATTGGATTGCTAGGGGAGAAGCCCTTCACGAGCTCGTCGAACAGGAAAGATCACTGGACGAACAAGAACGGGGCAGAAGCGGTGCTACGAAGAggaacaacaacaaccgTCGGGCTGCGTCGCGGAGGAATGAGCTGGATTACGACGATCCACCGCCTAATGTTGGACTTAGTCCTATTCCCGCGCTTCCTCTGTTGGAGGTGATACGAAGCACTATGCCCAGAGACGAGGGATTGGAAGAGGGTGAGGAAACGCAAGATCCGTTTTTATCACCGTCTTGGGCTGCATTGGTCAAGTCTCAGGAGGGCAGGATGTTGAAGTGGGCGGGGAAGAGAGTTATTGGCCAGCGAGGCGACTAA
- a CDS encoding protein kinase domain-containing protein: MGDRGDGWITVGRRLVLEGESTWAEQELREREAIAAWDHDEQWPSVHKPNFNGPEAKRFDSRLTHLDYLGGGAFGRVDKVTHDAVCLARKRIQRRRGLTIEDLRQEGLTMRKLDHRHVVKLVAAYMPKPHELCLLIWPAAVCDLDTLLDNLDSIRAGTGDREDILARLDALEINDLSAIEPSTVTQNMDSLARCPYEFLRGVVGCAARAMAYCHHNDVRHLDIKPSNILLKPGRVYLADFGISKDVSGQEQTTIDGNPGTEKWRAPELYSQDSSSMQLSDMYSLGLVYLNIATVLYNVRLSEFDDALKYQADLSRSEKLAIREDNLKRLLEKLTSHALVTPQFMFTYEGQETVRPRPLVNLITKMISPTPRARLPADKVDEKLSMIGGIHQIYHGECCKRPASWVEDKWDKKFVALMSLKAENDDLKKKIADLHGRDETYERRLENARKSHEHDVAKLQALLKSAEEKCQQLEQAQGGRRRNHDRDHHNQHQHQHRQPGQGSKPRNAPTSPSPASRGVGLGLTKSKSTPSGIPQRPPLQPRYQTSPRASSANFHTPTPPSRSTESLSRFSNTSTIKAVQQISPGLPNRTPSTTSLSGYTLRSRGSGSKLPLPVTPGSRSGTPNLNQEQSLTDSSMASSIFSRKSVDTVPTPSQNSPAVSKILEPDDKPDVHWGALPAQRERRERRPSTPPPPPSPGLSLSSSVMSSPTAMRADLLYGDDGDQNVTVRPRKIATLQPMKSWAEVAKKEFKQLRRLQKEMD, translated from the exons ATGGGCGATCGTGGCGACGGATGGATCACCGTGGGCCGACGCTTGGTCCTTGAAGGCGAATCGACATGGGCAGAACAAGAGTTGAGGGAGCGGGAGGCCATTGCGGCATGGGATCATGACGAGCAGTGGCCGAGTGT aCACAAACCAAACTTCAACGGCCCTGAAGCAAAACGATTCGACTCCCGTCTAACCCATCTCGACTAccttggcggcggtgccTTTGGACGTGTTGACAAAGTAACACATGATGCCGTTTGCCTCGCTCGGAAGCGCATCCAGCGCCGCCGTGGCCTGACAATCGAAGACTTGCGCCAGGAAGGGCTGACGATGCGCAAGCTGGACCATCGCCATGTCGTCAAGCTTGTGGCGGCTTACATGCCAAAACCGCACGAACTATGCCTGCTCATCTGGCCCGCCGCCGTCTGCGACCTCGACACTCTGCTGGACAATCTGGACTCGATACGCGCAGGCACAGGAGACCGCGAGGACATCTTGGCACGGCTCGATGCGCTGGAGATTAACGACTTGAGCGCAATTGAGCCCTCGACTGTGACCCAAAACATGGACTCGCTTGCAAGGTGCCCATATGAGTTCCTCCGCGGCGTTGTTGGCTGTGCGGCTCGCGCAATGGCTTACTGCCACCACAACGACGTCCGCCATCTCGACATAAAGCCGTCGAATATCTTACTCAAGCCCGGCCGGGTGTATTTGGCCGACTTTGGTATTTCCAAGGATGTCAGTGGCCAGGAACAGACCACCATCGACGGCAATCCTGGGACAGAAAAATGGCGAGCCCCGGAGCTCTACAGTCAGGATAGCTCTAGTATGCAACTCTCAGATATGTATTCTCTGGGACTGGTCTATCTCAACATCGCAACGGTGCTGTACAACGTCAGGCTCTCCGAATTTGACGACGCTCTGAAATACCAAGCCGATCTATCCCGCAGCGAAAAGCTCGCAATTCGAGAAGACAATCTCAAACGTCTCCTCGAAAAACTCACTTCCCATGCCTTGGTGACGCCGCAATTCATGTTTACTTATGAGGGCCAAGAAACAGTCAGGCCTCGACCTCTTGTGAATCTCATTACCAAGATGATATCACCCACACCCCGTGCTCGACTACCGGCCGACAAAGTGGACGAGAAGCTATCCATGATAGGAGGTATTCATCAGATATATCACGGCGAATGCTGCAAACGCCCGGCGTCCTGGGTTGAAGATAAATGGGACAAGAAATTCGTCGCCCTAATGAGTCTCAAGGCGGAAAACGATGACCTGAAAAAGAAGATTGCCGACTTGCACGGCAGAGATGAGACGTACGAGAGACGGCTAGAGAATGCGCGTAAGTCGCATGAGCATGATGTCGCCAAACTTCAAGCGCTATTGAAGAGCGCTGAGGAAAAATGCCAGCAGCTAGAGCAGGCCCAGGGAGGGCGCAGAAGAAATCATGATCGTGACCATCATaaccagcaccagcatcagcaccgcCAGCCGGGACAAGGATCAAAACCACGCAATGCTCCCACTTCTCCATCACCAGCTTCTCGCGGCGTCGGTCTCGGCCTGACAAAATCCAAGTCGACACCGTCAGGTATCCCACAGCGGCCACCGCTCCAGCCTCGGTACCAGACATCACCTCGGGCCTCCTCGGCCAACTTTCATACGCCCACCCCACCGTCTCGTTCAACGGAATCATTATCACGATTCAGCAACACCTCAACAATCAAAGCCGTGCAGCAAATATCACCCGGCCTGCCGAATAGGACCCCGAGTACGACGAGTCTGTCGGGATACACGCTGCGGTCCAGGGGTTCGGGATCCAAACTGCCCCTTCCCGTGACTCCCGGCAGCCGATCAGGCACCCCCAACCTCAACCAGGAACAAAGCCTGACAGACAGCAGCATGGCTTCGTCCATCTTTTCTAGGAAGAGCGTGGATACCGTGCCGACGCCCTCTCAAAACAGCCCAGCCGTGAGCAAAATATTAGAACCCGACGACAAACCAGACGTCCACTGGGGGGCGCTTCCCGCCCAGAGAGAGCGGAGAGAACGAAGACCCTCGacgcctccgcctcctccgaGCCCGGGCTTGTCGCTGTCTTCTTCGGTCATGTCATCGCCTACAGCAATGCGGGCTGACCTTTTGTACGGAGACGACGGAGATCAAAACGTGACTGTGAGGCCACGGAAGATTGCCACGCTGCAGCCAATGAAGAGCTGGGCTGAAGTAGCCAAGAAGGAGTTCAAACAACTTAGGAGATTgcaaaaagagatggatTGA